From a region of the Salvelinus namaycush isolate Seneca chromosome 40, SaNama_1.0, whole genome shotgun sequence genome:
- the LOC120033116 gene encoding nuclear receptor subfamily 4 group A member 2-like: MPCVQAQCGSSPQGASPAASQQSASSFHAAGEHHSHNCDFLTPEFVKFSMDLTNTEITSATITNLPNVGVFVDSYCNNSNYDVKPPCLFQMPHPGEQSSIKVEDIPMYHQQSHHHQPHQSDEMVTPSGSVYYKPPSPHTQTFQSPPSHAWDDSGSLYSFHQDYLAVAHRMEQRKNAISRLSLFSLKHSQTGSPLSTCQMRFDGSLQVSVNPDTSGRYHCLESQGIFGSSSLRKQHRVGSPYSFQLGHGHHFMDNQAPSPPCQGSPTNTDALCAVCGDNAACQHYGVRTCEGCKGFFKRTVQKNAKYVCLAGKNCAVDKRRRNRCQYCRFQKCLVTGMVKEVVRTASLKGRRGRLPSKHKIQDPLSPVSILSALVRAHVDSNPSLSRLDYSRFQNNADSQIAGDDTQHVQQFYEVLTVSMEIIRDWAQKIPGFTDLPRPDQDLLFESAFLELFVLRLAYRSNPEEGKLIFCNGLVLHRLQCRRGFGDWIDTIAEFSANLQSMNIDVATFSCICAIATVTERHGLKEPRKVEELQNKMVNCLKDKVTFNDGSVSRPNHLSKLLGKLPELRTLCTQGLQRIFYLKLEDLVPPPAIIDKLFLDTLPF; the protein is encoded by the exons ATGCCGTGCGTCCAGGCTCAGTGCGGATCGTCACCTCAAGGAGCTAGTCCCGCTGCTTCGCAACAGAGCGCAAGCAGCTTCCACGCCGCTGGAGAGCACCACAGCCATAACTGCGACTTCCTAACGCCCGAGTTTGTCAAGTTTAGCATGGACCTGACCAACACAGAAATCACATCAGCCACTATCACCAATCTTCCAAATGTCGGTGTTTTCGTGGACAGCTACTGTAACAATTCGAACTATGACGTCAAACCCCCTTGTCTATTCCAAATGCCCCATCCGGGGGAGCAGTCATCCATCAAAGTTGAGGACATCCCCATGTACCACCAGCAGAGTCACCACCACCAGCCGCATCAGTCCGATGAGATGGTCACTCCCTCCGGGTCCGTTTACTACAAgcccccctctccacacacacagacattccagAGTCCACCCAGCCATGCGTGGGATGATTCTGGATCTCTGTACAGTTTTCACCAGGACTACTTGGCGGTGGCGCACAGGATGGAGCAGCGGAAAAATGCCATATCCAGATTATCCTTGTTTTCTCTCAAGCATTCCCAAACCGGTAGTCCTTTGTCGACGTGCCAGATGAGATTTGACGGATCCCTCCAGGTGTCCGTGAACCCAGATACCTCAGGCAGGTATCATTGCTTGGAGAGCCAGGGCATCTTTGGTTCCAGCTCCCTAAGGAAACAGCACAGGGTGGGTTCCCCCTATTCGTTCCAGCTCGGTCACGGACATCACTTTATGGATAACCAAGCACCGTCGCCTCCTTGCCAAGGATCACCCACCAACACCGATGCTTTATGTGCCGTGTGTGGAGACAATGCCGCCTGTCAGCACTACGGCGTGCGCACCTGCGAGGGCTGTAAGGGATTCTTCAAG CGCACTGTCCAGAAAAATGCCAAATATGTGTGTTTAGCTGGGAAAAACTGTGCAGTTGACAAACGCCGGAGAAACAGGTGCCAATACTGCCGTTTCCAAAAGTGCCTTGTCACTGGAATGGTCAAAGAAG TCGTCAGGACGGCCAGTTTAAAGGGTCGACGTGGCCGGTTACCCTCCAAACATAAAATTCAAGACCCTTTGTCACCTGTCAGCATCCTTAGCGCGCTAGTGAGGGCCCATGTGGACTCCAACCCCTCATTGTCTCGACTGGACTACTCCCGA TTCCAGAATAATGCTGACAGCCAAATCGCCGGAGATGACACGCAACATGTACAGCAGTTCTACGAAGTCCTGACCGTCTCCATGGAGATTATCCGGGACTGGGCGCAAAAGATCCCAGGTTTTACCGATCTGCCGAGACCGGACCAAGATCTCCTCTTCGAATCAGCCTTCCTGGAACTCTTCGTACTGCGTTTGGCCTACAG GTCCAACCCTGAGGAAGGAAAGCTCATCTTCTGCAACGGATTGGTTTTGCACAGGCTTCAGTGTAGGCGCGGCTTTGGAGACTGGATTGACACCATAGCGGAGTTCTCTGCAAACCTTCAAAGTATGAATATAGACGTTGCAACATTCTCCTGCATATGCGCCATTGCCACAGTAACAG AGAGACATGGGCTGAAGGAGCCCAGGAAAGTAGAGGAACTTCAGAACAAGATGGTGAACTGTTTGAAAGACAAAGTGACTTTTAACGATGGAAGTGTCAGTCGACCAAATCACTTGTCAAAACTCTTGGGAAAGCTGCCTGAACTTCGCACGCTATGTACACAAGGTCTGCAGAGGATATTCTACTTGAAACTGGAAGACTTGGTCCCTCCACCTGCAATAATAGACAAGCTTTTCCTCGATACTTTGCCCTTTTAG